One segment of Daphnia magna isolate NIES linkage group LG2, ASM2063170v1.1, whole genome shotgun sequence DNA contains the following:
- the LOC123470042 gene encoding endocuticle structural glycoprotein SgAbd-4-like — protein MKLFVIAAFLAVAAAAPSSYKPEYKAPSYTTPSYPAPKYPTPSYPAPAYPTPSYNKDNKYADITITSQSDERNLDGSSQWSYAQSDYTTREESQVQKKMQGVTYDSYGKESYGEVLGNTNKGSSYWVSPEGQKFTLTWAADEAGFQPKGDHLPFPPVHEYELPVAPVHEYELPVAPALPYTRTGLGF, from the exons ATGAAACTa TTTGTCATCGccgctttcttggctgttgctgccgctgcgccttccagctacaagccggaatacaaagccCCCAGCTATACTACCCCAAGCTACCCtgcaccaaagtaccctactccTAGCTACCCTGCACCAGCTTACCCTACTCCCagctacaacaaggataacaaatacgctgatatcaccatcaccagccaatctgacgaacgcaacctcgatggcagcagccaatggag CTatgcccagtctgactacactACCCGTGAAGAGTCTCAAGTTCAGAAGAAAATGCAAGGAGTCACCTACGACTCTTACGGcaaagaatcgtacggtgaagtcctaggcaacaccaacaagggatcctcttactgggtttcccctgaaggccagaaattcactttgacctgggccgctgatgaagctggattccagcccaaaggtgATCACTTGCCCTTCCCACCCGTCCACGAGTACGAACTCCCAGTTGCTCCTGTCCACGAATACGAACTTCCAGTTGCCCCTGCTCTCCCTTATACGCGCACTGGACttggtttttaa